In Candidatus Vicinibacter proximus, the genomic stretch CTTGCATTCCGCACAGAAGAATTTTCCCATTTCAATAAGGATATTAAAGATCTGGAAAGCAACCTTCAAAGCGTTCAGGAAAAAATAGCTCTATTAAATAAGCAAGAAGAAGATCGAAAGGCAAAACTATCTATTCTTCAGACTGAAATTGAGACTCACACACAAAGTGTGGCCGCAGCCAATAGAAAGAAGGATGCCAGGAAAAACGAATACGACTTATTGAAATCGATGGTCGAAAAGCTTGAAGGATTTCCTGAGTCTATAAAATTTCTTCATCAGAATTGGCGTAAGGATGTTCCCGTACTTACGGATCTTATTTATACTGAAGAAAAATACCGATCAGCAATAGAATCATTTTTAGAACCTTATCTTAATTATCATGTAGTGAGTAATGAAGATGAGGCTATTCAGGCCATCAGACTGCTTCATGGCAATGCTAAGGGTAAGGCTAATTTTTTTATTTTAAGTAAATTTAAAAACGAAAAAATAGTTCCTGCTGACATTCCAGGATTTAAATCTGCAATTTCTTTGATTGAGTCTGATGCACTCTATCAACCGCTTTTGTTTTCATTGCTTAACAATGTGTATGTTAAGGATGCTGAATCTTACCTTGAAGATGTAATGGATTTTCCGGAAGATGTAACGGTGATCAGTTTGAGTGGTTCTATCATACGACAGAAGAATTCCATTTCAGGAGGATCGGTAGGCTTATTTGAAGGGAAAAAACTAGGTCGTAAAAAGCATCTTGAGAAACTTGAATTGGATCTTAAAACAATTGAGCTGGAAGTTTTGGAGCTCGATAGAACTTTATCTCAGCTTAAACATGATTACAAACAAGTTGAACTGATTAATAAAGAAGGAGAGCTGAATGCAGCAAGAAAAGAAGAAAGTAGTTTGCTTCAATCTCTTGCACAAATGTCCACCAAAGTTCAACATTTCAATGATTTAAAAAAGCAATTTGAGGAGCGAATTGCAGGTAATGATATAAAGTATAATGAGATTCAGCACCAAAGAGAAAACAATCAAGCAAAAGTAGAAGCTCTTAAGGTTGAACTTAATCAACTTTTAAACAGTATTACGCAAACCGATTTGGTTTTCAATACGATTTCAACAGAATTAACGTCCGCTGCGACCTTATATAATCAGTCAAGGTTAGAAGTACTTAAATGGGAAAATAAGCTGGACAATATTAAAAAAGACCTTGAATATCGTCAAAGACAACATGACGAAACCAAACAACAACTTGAGCTTAATTCAAAGCGTCTTCAGGACTACCAGGTTGAATTGGAAGAGTTAGAGAAAGGTTTGGCGGAGGATAAAAATCAACTGGTCGAACGATTTGAATATCGAAAAACGATTGAATCAGATTTGACCCATTTGGAACAGGATTATTATGAGATCCGGAATACAATTACAGGTCAGGAAACGCAAATCAGAAGTTATCAAAAGGCCATATTGGAGTATCAATCTTCCATCAATACTTTGAAAGATCAAAGGTCTGAAAGCAATTATAAAATTCAATCTACTGTCGAAAGAGCTGAGTTAGAATTCAACACGCCTTTGGATAAATACGTTCCTGAGGAGGAGGTAGAACAGATGGACGAAGATGCCTTAAGAGACAGAGTCATGTATTATAAGGTTAGATTGGATAATTATGGGGAAATTAACCCAATGGCATTGGAGGCTTATGAGGAAATGAAAGGAAGATATGAGCGAATTCAACTTCAGAAAGAAGATATTCTTAAAGCTCAGGACAGTCTGCTTCAGACCATAAAGGAAATTGAAGAAACAGCAACTGCCAGTTTTATGAATGCCTTCAATCAGGTTCGTGTTCACTTCCAGGATGTGTTCCGTTCTTTGTTTACCAGTGATGATGATTGCGATTTAGTGCTGCTTGATGAAATGGATCCCCTGGAATGTGATATTGACATTATTGCAAAACCGAAGGGTAAGCGTCCGAAATCCATTCATCAATTAAGTGGTGGTGAAAAAACACTGACCGCAATTGCTTTGTTGTTTTCTCTTTATTTATTGAAGCCGGCACCTTTTTGTATTTTTGATGAAGTAGATGCTCCACTCGATGATATCAATATTGATAAATTTAATCACATCATCAGAAAATTCAGCAAAGATTCCCAATTCGTGATCATCACACACAACAAGCTTACCATGGCCGAAGTAGATGTTTTATATGGGGTATATATGGAAGAGATGGGTGTTTCAAATGTTACTGCTGTTGATTTTAGAAATTATGATCACGACATTGTTCTTTCTGAAATGGAAGGATGACCATCCATTGTTCTCTACAAATTTCTGGAAAACACAGGCAGTTGATCGATAAATTGAAAGCTTTTTAATTCGTGATCAATTTTTGCAATTAAAGTCGACCTGCCATTTGTGACTGCAAGGTATGGTGCATGTACAATAAAATTGTAATTAGCTGCCTGATCAAGTACACTTTGTGTAATGGGGATTTCATAGGATTTACATTCAATGATAATCATTGGATTACCGGAAGAATGGTTTACAACCAAATCAAATCTTTTTTTAAATCCGCCATAAACAATTTGTTTTTCAACAGACATATTAGCCAGACTGTATTGAAGGTCGACGTGCAAATGTTGTATAAATAACTGTCTTACAATTTCTTCAGGAGAGGCAACGATCCATTTTCTTCTTACCGGATCATAAATTTGATTTTTTTCGTTTCGTTTGATCAGGCTGAAATGATTTTCCAATGAAAAATTTCCGCCCATCAGACTGAATGCAGCTTAGTGTTTTTAATTGGTGTAAATAAATTTCTCTCTGAAGAAGGCCAAAAACTTTTCAATTGGAACAATTGATTCGTTTCCACATTTTCGATTTCAAATCCTGCGACTTCCATACATTTTAGAAAATGCCATTGCCATTCCAGTTGTTGGATATTGAGGGAAGCGGTTGAAAACAGTTGATCAGCCAACCATATTTTTTTATGTGTTGATTTGTGCATCAATAATTCACTTAATCTTTCTGCCCCATCTTGTTCATCCAGTTGAATGGCATTCCATTCGGCCCCGCTAAGTTGAATAAATAATTGTTCTAGTTCTTTTGGTAAAAAACTAAGTGCCAGGTTTTTTGAGTTAACCAGAACTTTTAATTTTGGAAAGTTGGATAAAATAAAATTGGCAAGTCCATTGATGTGGGTTGTAACTTCCGTGGGGTGAAGATCAAAGAGAATATTTTTTAATCTAGAAGGTGGGGCCTGATTAAGTGCAATGTTGAATTCAGCAATAGAAGAGAATTCTTCATGAATACTGATGTAATGGTGAGTAGATTTACCAAACTTAGCAAACTGTTGTTCTTCCTCGGTGGGACAAAGATTCCAAACCTCGTCCCATGAAGCTTGCGTGAGGGTTGGGAAATATTCTCGATGTGAATTTTCTAATATGATGATGGGAAAAATTTCAGCAAGCTGTGGAATTAATTGGTAATATTCAGACAGCGTATGCTTATTCTTTTGATTATTCTTCAGACTTTCATAAAGACCGGGCTCCTTGTCGATTAATTTGTAAAGGGTTTGGTGTTGTTTTTGCTCATATTTAGAGAGAAGGTAGGTAGTCCATTGGGATTTAATTTGTGCAACACCTGTTTTAAAATCCCTGATCCATTCAGGAATAAACTCTGCATTGTAGTCAAAGAATTGTTTAAGATTGTTGTCCTGGTAATGTCGTTTTAATTCAATTTCCCATTGGTCAGGATGCACAAATTGTAACTGATCTAAAATTACTTTTTGGCGTTCTGTAAGGAGATTGTATTGGGTTTTCCAATCAAAAA encodes the following:
- the smc gene encoding chromosome segregation protein SMC; protein product: MRLKKIEVKGFKSFADETVIHFNEAVTGIVGPNGSGKSNIVDAIRWVLGEQKGRELRLEQMSDVIFNGTKKRKEAPLAHVSLTFENTKNLLPVEYHTVNISRFLYRSGESEYRLNNVTCRLKDITSLFMDTGIGSDSYAIIALGMVEDILSNKESARRKMFEQAAGISKYKSRKRESINKLKATTEDLARIEDLLFEINNNLVELEKQAKRAKKFFEMRDKYRNSGLRLAFLSVVSLKEKIQNTSKIIDEQVIKLQEQEVKLHQSEAELEQFKKSHLDKEKSLSEYQKKVNELLDQIRGIETEIQVKDQKKFFNVTQQEALKQSNSEAGTKLEVIAQDILLLHSEIEKTQNEFNKLHLQTTELQSDYESKQLKFDELKSGVDQYQIQKEAIEKSVFELEKDLAIKRNQLENLQADSKRNADELAFRTEEFSHFNKDIKDLESNLQSVQEKIALLNKQEEDRKAKLSILQTEIETHTQSVAAANRKKDARKNEYDLLKSMVEKLEGFPESIKFLHQNWRKDVPVLTDLIYTEEKYRSAIESFLEPYLNYHVVSNEDEAIQAIRLLHGNAKGKANFFILSKFKNEKIVPADIPGFKSAISLIESDALYQPLLFSLLNNVYVKDAESYLEDVMDFPEDVTVISLSGSIIRQKNSISGGSVGLFEGKKLGRKKHLEKLELDLKTIELEVLELDRTLSQLKHDYKQVELINKEGELNAARKEESSLLQSLAQMSTKVQHFNDLKKQFEERIAGNDIKYNEIQHQRENNQAKVEALKVELNQLLNSITQTDLVFNTISTELTSAATLYNQSRLEVLKWENKLDNIKKDLEYRQRQHDETKQQLELNSKRLQDYQVELEELEKGLAEDKNQLVERFEYRKTIESDLTHLEQDYYEIRNTITGQETQIRSYQKAILEYQSSINTLKDQRSESNYKIQSTVERAELEFNTPLDKYVPEEEVEQMDEDALRDRVMYYKVRLDNYGEINPMALEAYEEMKGRYERIQLQKEDILKAQDSLLQTIKEIEETATASFMNAFNQVRVHFQDVFRSLFTSDDDCDLVLLDEMDPLECDIDIIAKPKGKRPKSIHQLSGGEKTLTAIALLFSLYLLKPAPFCIFDEVDAPLDDINIDKFNHIIRKFSKDSQFVIITHNKLTMAEVDVLYGVYMEEMGVSNVTAVDFRNYDHDIVLSEMEG
- a CDS encoding type I restriction enzyme HsdR N-terminal domain-containing protein, which encodes MGGNFSLENHFSLIKRNEKNQIYDPVRRKWIVASPEEIVRQLFIQHLHVDLQYSLANMSVEKQIVYGGFKKRFDLVVNHSSGNPMIIIECKSYEIPITQSVLDQAANYNFIVHAPYLAVTNGRSTLIAKIDHELKSFQFIDQLPVFSRNL